In Nomascus leucogenys isolate Asia chromosome 6, Asia_NLE_v1, whole genome shotgun sequence, one DNA window encodes the following:
- the NMB gene encoding neuromedin-B isoform X2, giving the protein MARRAGGARLFSSLLLFALLAAGVAPLSWDLPEPRSRAGKIRVHPRGNLWATGHFMGKKSLEPPSPSPLGTAPHTSLRDQRLQLSHDLLGILLLKKALGVSLSRPAPHIQSTQPCPTRAVPCCISQVHLCCVLCVLVAGMGP; this is encoded by the exons ATGGCCCGGCGGGCGGGGGGCGCTCGGCTGTTCAGCAGCCTCCTGCTCTTCGCCCTGCTGGCTGCCGGCGTCGCCCCGCTCAGCTGGGATCTCCCGGAGCCCCGCAGCCGAGCCGGCAAGATCCGAGTGCACCCGCGAGGCAACCTCTGGGCCACCG GTCACTTCATGGGCAAGAAGAGTCTGGAGCCTCCCAGCCCATCCCCATTAGGGACAGCTCCCCACACCTCCCTGAGAGACCAGCGACTGCAGCTGAGTCATGATCTGCTCGGGATCCTCCTGCTAAAGAAGGCTCTGGGCGTGAGCCTCAGCCGCCCCGCACCCCACATCCAG TCTACACAGCCTTGTCCCACCCGTGCTGTTCCCTGCTGCATCAGTCAAGTCCACCTTTGCTGTGTCCTGTGTGTGCTTGTGGCCGGAATGGgaccctga
- the NMB gene encoding neuromedin-B isoform X3, which produces MARRAGGARLFSSLLLFALLAAGVAPLSWDLPEPRSRAGKIRVHPRGNLWATGHFMGKKSLEPPSPSPLGTAPHTSLRDQRLQLSHDLLGILLLKKALGVSLSRPAPHIQCRRLLVQILQK; this is translated from the exons ATGGCCCGGCGGGCGGGGGGCGCTCGGCTGTTCAGCAGCCTCCTGCTCTTCGCCCTGCTGGCTGCCGGCGTCGCCCCGCTCAGCTGGGATCTCCCGGAGCCCCGCAGCCGAGCCGGCAAGATCCGAGTGCACCCGCGAGGCAACCTCTGGGCCACCG GTCACTTCATGGGCAAGAAGAGTCTGGAGCCTCCCAGCCCATCCCCATTAGGGACAGCTCCCCACACCTCCCTGAGAGACCAGCGACTGCAGCTGAGTCATGATCTGCTCGGGATCCTCCTGCTAAAGAAGGCTCTGGGCGTGAGCCTCAGCCGCCCCGCACCCCACATCCAG TGCAGGAGGCTGCTGGTACAAATACTGCAGAAATGA
- the NMB gene encoding neuromedin-B isoform X1 translates to MARRAGGARLFSSLLLFALLAAGVAPLSWDLPEPRSRAGKIRVHPRGNLWATGHFMGKKSLEPPSPSPLGTAPHTSLRDQRLQLSHDLLGILLLKKALGVSLSRPAPHIQEAAGTNTAEMTPIMGQAQQRGLGCAHPGKVLNGTLVMAPSGCKS, encoded by the exons ATGGCCCGGCGGGCGGGGGGCGCTCGGCTGTTCAGCAGCCTCCTGCTCTTCGCCCTGCTGGCTGCCGGCGTCGCCCCGCTCAGCTGGGATCTCCCGGAGCCCCGCAGCCGAGCCGGCAAGATCCGAGTGCACCCGCGAGGCAACCTCTGGGCCACCG GTCACTTCATGGGCAAGAAGAGTCTGGAGCCTCCCAGCCCATCCCCATTAGGGACAGCTCCCCACACCTCCCTGAGAGACCAGCGACTGCAGCTGAGTCATGATCTGCTCGGGATCCTCCTGCTAAAGAAGGCTCTGGGCGTGAGCCTCAGCCGCCCCGCACCCCACATCCAG GAGGCTGCTGGTACAAATACTGCAGAAATGACACCAATAATGGGGCAGGCACAACAGCGTGGCTTAGGTTGTGCCCACCCAGGGAAGGTGCTGAATGGGACCCTGGTGATGGCCCCATCTGGATGTAAATCCTGA
- the WDR73 gene encoding WD repeat-containing protein 73 has translation MDSEDDWLVESLRLYEDFYAFDLSGATRVLEWIDDKGVFVAGYESLKKNEILHLKLPLRLSVKENKGLFPERDFKVRHGGFSDRSIFDLKHVPHTRLLVTSGLPGCYLQVWQVAEDSDVIKAVSTIAVHEKEESLWPRVAVFSAMAPGVLHGARLCSLQVVDLESRKTTYTSDVSDSEELSSLQVLDADTFAFCCALGRLGLVDTRQKWAPLENRSPGPGSGGKRWCAEVGSWGQGPGASIASLGSDGRLCLLDPRDLCHPVSSVQCPVSIPSPDPELLRVTWAPVLKNCLAISGFDGTVQVYDATSWDGTRSQVKPLFTHRGHIFLDGNGMDPAPLVTTHTWHPCRPRTLLSATNDASLHVWDWVDLRAPR, from the exons ATGGACTCTGAGGACGACTGGCTGGTGGAATCCTTGCGCTT GTACGAGGATTTCTATGCATTCGACCTCTCAGGAGCCACTCGAGTCCTTGAATGGATTGATGACAAAG GAGTCTTTGTTGCTGGCTATGAAAgcctgaaaaagaatgaaattcttcaTCTGAAATTACCTCTCAGACTTTCTGTAAAGGAAAACAAG GGCTTATTCCCAGAAAGAGATTTCAAAGTGCGCCATGGAGGATTTTCAGACAGGTCTATCTTTGATCTAAAGCACGTGCCACATACCAG ATTGCTGGTTACCAGTGGCCTTCCAGGTTGTTATCTGCAGGTGTGGCAGGTTGCAGAGGACAGTG ATGTCATTAAAGCTGTCAGCACCATTGCTGTGCATGAGAAAGAGGAGAGTCTCTGGCCTAGGGTGGCCGTCTTCTCCGCAATGGCACCTGGAGTCCTCCATGGGGCGAGGCTCTGCAGTCTGCAGGTCGTTGATCTGGAGTCCCGGAAGACCACGTACACCTCAG ATGTCAGTGACAGTGAGGAGCTGAGTAGCCTGCAGGTCCTAGACGCAGAcacctttgccttctgctgtgcTTTGGGCCGGCTGGGGCTTGTTGACACCCGCCAGAAGTGGGCACCGTTGGAGAATCGCAGCCCTGGCCCTGGGTCTGGTGGAAAGAGATGGTGTGCTGAAGTTGGGAGCTGGGGCCAGGGCCCTGGGGCCAGCATTGCCAGCCTTGGCTCAGATGGGCGTCTTTGTCTTCTTGACCCCCGGGATCTCTGCCATCCTGTGAGCTCAGTCCAGTGCCCAGTATCCATACCTAGCCCTGACCCAGAGCTGCTGCGAGTGACTTGGGCCCCAGTCCTGAAGAATTGCTTGGCCATCTCAG GTTTTGATGGTACAGTCCAGGTCTATGATGCCACATCTTGGGATGGAACACGGAGCCAAGTAAAACCTCTCTTCACTCACAGAGGTCACATCTTCCTAGATGGAAACGGGATGGACCCTGCTCCTTTGGTCACCACCCACACCTGGCATCCCTGCAGACCAAGGACTTTGTTATCAGCAACAAATGATGCCTCTCTGCATGTGTGGGACTGGGTGGACCTTCGTGCCCCTCGCTGA